The DNA sequence TGGTGTTCATGTTTGCATCTCCCTAGCCCTATCCACTCTGGTCTTTACACCTATGAATTGGGTATGCTAGTTatgcactctaccactgaccaCTGACCTACATCCCACTCCctctactgtttttctttttgtgtgtgtagttatttatttattgtttttgatgttgttgttgcttgagatatggtctcactctgtagtcctggttggcctggaactcacttatgaagaccaggttggcctcagactcagagattcaccagactctgtttcctgagtgcccagattaaaggtgagcCAGTGCTAGCATGCTCACCATGGTCTACTGTTTTTCTATCAGGGCCAGAAAGGGAAGTAGTTGCTATGACTGTGGCCAAGAGGTGGCGCCAAGGACCCACAACTGGTCTAAAtcagggtgagggagggaggagacctgtagtgtgtgtttgtgtgtgtgtgtgtgtgtttgtccagtTACCAAAGCAGACGTGGAAGGGATGACAGCATGGGGAAAGAACAGGGTCAGTCCTGCTAGGACCAAAGGTTGGGCTCCCTTACCTGCAAGAAGGTCTTGGCCCAGACTCGGAAATGCAGCTGCAGACTCCGGCTCTCTTGGCGGTGCAGTGGCCCAAACTCACAGCGCAGCCTGAAACACTTGGCTTCAGGGCATTTCTGGCAAGAAAGAAGGTGTCTGAGCCCAGAATTCTCACCTGGTGACCCTGAGAACCCAAACAGGTGTCCAACACTTGGGACAAACGTCTTTCCCTGCAGTGACTTACCAGGACTTGTGTTCCTGAGGCTGTAGAACTCCTCCCTGGAGCCTCTCTTTTCTGCAGGTGGTGTGGAGAAGTCTCTGGATCCAACTGGAAGAAGAGACGTCTTTAGTTGCACCTTCTGCTTCATTATAGCACCTAAGTCAGCCTGAACCTACGTTCCAGAGCCAGGGACCCGATTCGGTCTCTGTCCCCGTGTTCAGCTAACCCACCTATTGCCAAGGACAAAGTGTACCTTGCTCTGCACTGTGTAGGAGATGTGTAAAGAAATCATTAAGTCTTTCCCGCCCAAGGGTCCTTTGTACTGGCTGTTCCCTCTATTGGGAATGTTTGTCCCTTGTCTTACAGGGAGGCCTCAGCTTTGTCTTTCAGGTTTCAGTTGAATCATTACTTGTTTATTtagcagtgctgggattgaacctggagccttgggcatggtaggcaagtgttctacctgGCTAATGGCTACCTCTTCAAGAGCTGTCACAAGTCAGATTTGTACCCCACAGTACATCCCACAGGTCCActtgcctgtcttccttctttctttcaagaaTTCTCACTATGAGGttttggctgtcccagaactcactttatagaccaaaCTGGCTTTTAATTTGTGGTTGTCCTCCTGTTCCAGCCTCTTCTAATTGATGATGATTAAGGTTATAGGTGTGACCATTATGCCTggtagctttatttttttaagatttatttttttattgtagataagtacactgttgctgtcttcagacacaccagaagagggcatcaaatgtCATTATgggtggatgtgagccaccatgtggtttctgggatttgaactcaggacctttggaagagcagtcagtgctcttaccttctgagccatctcaccagcccctgggtAGCTTTATACTTTATTGCTTTCCACCTATCTTCTTTGTcactcagggtctcatgtaaaTAGCTGAgaataatcttgaacttctgatcctcttgcctcactTCACAAGTGTTGGGGCTGCCATACCAGGCTTcagcacttttctttcttttcatttttggagacagggtttcactgtgtaagtcctggctgtcctggaactcactccatagcccaggctagcttcaaactcagagatcctccccgccgcctctgcctctgagtgttgggattaaaggcaggcgccACCGCAACCCGGTTTCCTTTTACTTCTTATTGTCTACCAGCCTTCATTAGTTGCAAGCTCCCGGAGTGTGGGGACTTTGTGAGTTTCATTTGGTGTGGGGATTTTCCAAGGTCTAATGCTTACTTCATTAAATGTTGTTTATGAACAAACACACTCTCAAAGAGGGCCAGAGGACAGTTCTCATAGGACTAACCCTGATAGATCTGATAGCACACCCTGAGAGAGGGAAGACTACTTCAGGACAAAGGACACAAATGTAGTAGATGTGggtcctttccctccttccagaCCTTGAGGTGCCTGAATCTCCCCACCACTTCCAATAGCCTCCAGGCAACTTTTCCCAGCCCCATAGTCCCATAGCCCTATTGATGTACCCCACACCATGACCAGGTTCTCACCTCCAGGCCCTGTGAGTTGGGGGTGTAGTTGGAGGTGCAGTTGCTGAGTCCTGTCACCTTGGTCACATAGAGGAGCTGTTGGCCTTCCAGAGCCTGTGGACAGCTGAGCTCCAGCACACCCTGGCTGATGGAGCTGGGCCCCTGGTTGATGAGCTGAGGGGAAGAACACACTTTGAGGAAGGGAAGCTGATTTGGCATGCAGGCCTGGGTCACCACCCATACATAGTGCATCAGTCTGAGAACTGAGAGAACATCCAAGGGCAGCAATCATGTCCACTTCAGCCATTACTCCAAgagtgagacaaggtctcactctgtaatctATGCTAGTTTGagacgggaggcagaggcaggcggatttctgagttcgaggccagcctggtctacaaagtgagttccaggacagccagggctacacagagaaaccctgtctcgNccagtacttgggaggcagggacagtgagatctctgtgagtttgaggccagcctgatctacatagtaagttctaagatgccagagctacatagtgaaaccctgtctcaaaaaaaaaaaaaaaaaaaaaaaaaaaaaaaaaaaaaaaaaaaaaaagaaaaagaaaagaaatccttctAAAATAGCTTTCCTTTGTAAGGCAATGGACCAGCAGGCCCCTCTTCTGGACATCTCTCACAGATCCTCAGTATTCTCCAGGCCCGccccccctcttctcttcaccTCACCCAGGTCCTAGGTACTGTCATTTATACTGGCTCCTACTTTCTTTCCCTTCATATGGTTCCATCTCTGCAGCGTGTCTCCCAACCCTCCTCACCTCATAGACATGGTGGACAGCTGGGCCCAAGTCTCCCTCCTTCTGAGGCTGGTCTTGAGGATTCCAGTCGCTGACTGGGAAAATCACAGCTTCAGGCTTGGAGACACTGAAGAGGAGGATAGTTTAGAGTGGACAAAAGGAACCAATGTGTCCTTCTCTAAAGCCCATCACCCTCCCCTCTAAAGGTCCCTTTCTGCCTGGGCACTGACCCATTAAGGGAGACCTGGGCTTGAGCCTCCACCGAGAGTGGGAAGGAGACCACGTTGCTTTGCGAGTTGTTCAGGTTCTTGCTGTGGGATGGAGGCAAGAGGGAAGCAGTTTGACAAGAATCTCCAGGCTCTGCCATCCATCCCACCTTACCTTCTTTGAACCTTCAACTCAGCCCCAGTCCGAGTCCAGTCACCCCCTACCTGAGGATCTGAAAGTCAAACTGAATGGTTTTCTTTGTGTCTTGAAGATGAGGAACAGTGAACCGAAGGCCACCCCAGAGCTGCGTTAACAGACGGGGAGGAGAAAGGGGCCGTTAGATAGGATGTCTACCTATGTCATGTGCTCTCTCCTAGCCCTTCCTCTTCTACCCCTCACTTACACTGGTGCCTGCCTTCATGGGGTTGCCCAGGTCACACACCAGCTGGCGGCTCTGGTTCACAGCCAAGTAGTCACAGCTCAGGCTGGAGAAGTTCTGGGGACAGGCAGGCACAGGCCAGTCAGGCTTTGGCACCCCTCTGGAGGGGATCACCACTGCAAGCCCGCCTGAGAGTCCCTCCTCACCCCTGGGTGTCTGACAAGCCCTGAGTACTCAGCCTCTAGAGGGGCTGTGACCCGAAGCTCAGCCTCGTAGGCGCCGCCCTCGCCCAGATTTTGGGCGTGGAATGTCAGGTTCAGTGCGTTCTTGTCACCCAGGTACACATGTTTCTTCTCCCTGGAGGGGCACACAGGGTAAGGACATGAAAGAATGAATCCATAAACCAGGGCAATGGGGCCTGGGAATAATGCAGCGGGACTGGCCCTGCCGATTGCCCCccgattcccccccccccccgctttggcAGGCATAAGGCGAGATGCTGCATGCTGAGTACCGCATTTAGTTTGTCTAGAGCTAGAGAAACGGATGCTCCCTGTCGACAAACCCAAAGCCCAGAGATGTTCATGGACCTCACAAGACCACACAGCTAGagtgtccctgtctctctgtcatgTGACAGTCCCACTCACCCATACACATCCAGCTGCAGGTCAGGCACACAGATATTGTCTTCACCACAGTCCAGCAAGATCTGGGCCTGGAGAGTGGAATAGCCTTGAGCAGGGTTCTACCACCCCTCTCCCAGGGCCCTGCCTCAGGGGCCAGGCCTGTCTTCCCAGGTTCTTTCCTTACCTTGTCCTCTATCCTGCTCTTGGTCTGGTAGTGTAGGACTGGCCGGAGGCCATGGCTGTCCATGGGAGCTTTGGGGTCCAAGGAGAAGTTGAGGGCAATGTGAATGGGGGAGAGTTTGTCTCTGAATTCTGATTCATTCTAGTGCCAGCAGAGAGAATTCATAGGATTAGGGATTCTGGGGCCTCAGTGACCATGCTTCTTAGCCTTGCTTCTCTTTTTATCTGCTCAGAGCCCAAATCTGACCtcatttctctttaaagaagaACTCCTGTTCTTCTTTAGCCTCTCCCAACCCCTAGGGCCTTCAGGGGGAACCTCCCAGTCAGCCATCCAGCCGCAGGCaagcacgcacgcatgcacgcacacgtacatgcatgcacgcacgcatgcacacacgcacgcgcacacacaccaccaccaccaccacagtccTTTGTTTTATGTGGCTATCTACCCAGGCCAGGCCATACCCTGAGGTAGATCTTCATCTCCCTGCAGTCCTCCCGAGCCCCATTCTGGATAAGCAGGGTCTGGGTAAGGGTGGCCTGCTTGGAAGCCAGGAACAGTGCCCGCCGGacccctcccttctgcttctgccaGTCCAGTTGGAGTTCCACCTCGAAGCCTATGGCCAGGAAACACAGTGTCGGTCTGTTTTTCTTACCTTCCGCCGCCCCACCCCTCAGCTGGCACACTCAGCAGCTCCTCTCACCTATAGAGTTGGGGACATGTTTTCCAGAGGCATTGAGGCAGAAGCTAAGGTTGATGCTGGAGAAAGACGGAAGAGAGAATGCTCAGGGTCACTAGAACCggcctcctgcctgcctgactcAGAAACACCCAGACTAGGACACCCCAGTTTGTCCCTTCCTGAGGCAGACATGGCCCCCCTGCCCACCGGCAGGCACAGATCTCTGCAGGCTCCGGGCTCAGCTCACCAAGACACAGGGTTCCCTTCCAGGCTGCAGCTGCGCTCCTCTGGGTTGAACATGGAGGGGAAGATGGTGAGAGATGCACTGGCAGATATGATGGGCCGCCCCCTGCCAAGAGTGGATGTAGGGTACATAGAATTACGGTCAGGCACCTGCTCCAGGACACCAGTTTCCTCTGTACCAATGGTCCCAGTCTTAGTTttctttccccccttccctttcactCCAGACcaaggtttattttatatttattattattattattattattattattattattttctcattaaggatggttgtgagccaccatgtggttgctgggatttgaactcatgacctccggaagagcagtcagtgctcttaaccgctgagacatctcactagcccccagtcttagttttaaaggaaaaactagTTGTCCaggctgcctcagtctccctgagTTCATACCTGTACACAAGAGCCTTGTCCACACCAAAGGATCCAACGATTAGATCTGCAGAAAGTCAAGATCCACCCTTGATGGCAGGTCCCAAATCAGGATTGCCTTCATCTGAGGCTTGCTTTCTAGCTTCATGGCTCAGAGGCCTGAGACAGGGTACTGCACCATCTGGTGGCAGCTGCCTAGAATTGCATCCCAAAGCTTGAATTCTAAGATGAAGGGCAATGGACACAACTTACCAGGGTATCCATTGCCATCCAGATCTCGTCCTCCTCGAAGGGCAGAGCCAAAGAAGTCTGGGGTATGGCCAGCTGCCCACAGAGGCTGCAAAACCTGGGAAGGTTTAGTGCTCAGTCCTCCTGGGCCTCCAGGGAATATAAATACGACTCCCTGCTGGGCCTCCCCACCAAATGGAGCCCCAATGGCGACATCTGCAAGACACAACACAAATTATTCACTAGGTTAGGAGGTCAGGGGTCCAAATTTCTATCAAAAAACCCTCAGGATCCTGTTTTTCCACATCAGTTCCTGTTCTAATCTCTTTAAACCCCAATACCCTTGGAAAGTCAAGAGGGGCTTAGTAGTTTAGTTGACAGAAACCCTCCCACTATGTTCCTGACCAATTCGCATCCCCTCCTGCTCAGCCTCAGCCCCCTAGACCACGATACTTACCATTGTAGCCGTCTTGGTCCAGGTCCCCCAAGGGTGTCAAGGAGCTGCCAAATCGGCCGAACTCATCTTGCCcagtgagggtgagggtgggtgTGGGATCTATGCCCGCTGGGCGCTGCAGGTAGATGTAGACCCTGCCCACTTCCTGAGGTCTCCCATCAGCTGTCCGCTCCATGAGCAGGGGTGCCCCTACCAGTAGGTCGTCTAGCCTGAGGAAAAGGGAAGACCCAAGCATTCTGACAAACTTGTCTTGCTATAATTTATTGCCCTTGTGGAGAAACTCCAGGCATTCTGGATCCCCAGGCGCCCTGAGGGCTCTGATGTAGCATCCAGCCCTCTTCTTGCCCTGACCAAGGAGAAGGCAAGCATCAATTAGACTCGAGGAAAAAATATCCTGATGGAGCAGTCTGCCTGCACTGTCCCATCCCCTGATTGGGTCTGGAAGATGCATCCCTTCACATCACTCACCCATCTCCATTGGTATCAGTGGCAGCCACAGCATAGCCAAAGTAGGAGGCCATCTGTGGGAACAAAGGGGTAGCGTGGAGTCAGAACAAGGTTGGTCAGTAAACAGGATTGAGAGAGCTGTAAGTGGGCATTCATAGGCTACAGAGAAGGTAGGAAGTTTGACGCTGTTGGTCCAGGGCTGCAGATTAGATGGCAAGAGGGAGACGTGAGGGCATCTTCACCTGCTCTCCTGAGACGTTGTAGAGGGAGTGGATGTCTGAGCCATTAAGGATGGTGACCTGAAGATGAAGACAAAGGCCCATGTCTGAAGGTCTGGGACACACGGGACAGGCATTCCTCAGGGGAATCTTAGCACTCCTGACTTCTTCCTAATTTgccctctctccacctccaggTTTTCTCTACCACTTTGctgctctgccttcttcctttatACCCTTGGTGGATTTTCGTTCCCAGCCACTAGATTCTAGTGACCAGGATCAGATCAGTGGGACCCAGAGCATGGTCtttggtctctgcctctcagagctTAGCAGGCAACAGGCAAACAGTAATTGCTACTGGATACACACTGGGGTTTCAAACCCAACTGATACAGAACTCTAGCCATCTGTCATTCACCAGAGCCTGCAAGGCACTCATATCTCTGCTGTCTCCTCTTAGCCACTGACCCAGCAGACCTCCACGTCTCTTGGATCTTGCTCTCTGCCCCTCCTACTGTTCTGCTGAGACCTGGTATGAACATTCCCAGGACAGGCTGGACTGTGTCTTGGGTTTCCCCCACTGGCACCGGTGCTGGAGAGCAGATGGAGGACTGTGATTCCCACCTGTACACCCCAGGGGCCCCTGTAGCCACTGTCAGTCTCCGCCTCTTGGCCAGCCCTTGAAGGCTCTGGTGTCTGGCCCTAATGCCTGTGCCTGTTCAACCCTCCCTTACAATTCCCACCCTCCTTTACCTTGTGAGGCTGCAAACTAGGCCCAGCCCCATATTCTGTGTTCTTCATGCCTGTGCCTGGGACTCCCTCTTAACCATCTGTATGGAAccctcacagaaccttctctgaGGCGCCCTCTCTGGAAGGAGGTTACTACTTTCTTAAAATGTGCTGTTATCTTGATGCTTTTCTGTAACTTCCAATTCAGAAAGAGCATGAGATTTGGAGTATgatagatattaaatatttatccAGTTCCCCCTAAGCAACATAATTGGTATTTTAGGACAACAGTTTTCTTGTGTGCAAACTGTCAAGATTGTTCTCCACCCCACAGTCCCATGGTGGGGAAGGGAACACCACCATGCATGGACAGCACCTGGGACATTGAGAAGCTCATGAACAGTGGCTTCCTCAGGATTAAAGCTGCGTGTTTTAGcccacttattttattttattttttggtttttcgagacagggtttctccatgtagccctggctgtcctggaactcactttgtagaccaggctggcctctaactcagaaatctgcctacctctgcctcccgagtgctaggattaaaggtgtgtgccaccatgcccggcttagccCACATATTTGACTAGAAGTGCCTTAAGAGATAGGATAAGATGTCTTCATCTCATTTCTCACCTTGCCTCAATAAATGTTGTTAATTGAGCGACCGAGTGTGGCACTTGTCATGGTCTAATAATAGCTGGTGGCTGCACACGGTCTAACAATTTACAAGTGCTTTCATTCCCCTCACAAGTGCCTTGTGAGGTCAGAACTATTATTACCCCATTGTACATGGAAGAAACAGCTTAGAGCGGTCAAGCAGGGGACAGTGTAGCAATAAAAGAACAGATTCACTTATCCAGAGTCAGTGCCAGAATTTGAACCTGAGTCTGACTTCACACACTTCCTTCCCTTGAACCAGACTTCGGAAATCTGATGTGTTCTCCCAGAGCCTATGCTCTGATCTCTTTCCTTGATGTACCCAACAAACTGCCATACAAGGCTCTGCACTTAGCCTGGGTGAGAGgcagtgggtggtgggtggggtctTACATAGCCATAGGTGAGGTTCCCTTTGGGCACACCAGCAACAAAATct is a window from the Mus pahari chromosome 17, PAHARI_EIJ_v1.1, whole genome shotgun sequence genome containing:
- the Itga5 gene encoding integrin alpha-5, whose translation is MPPRQPARRPGGGPSREFGKLLPALSHSPLGGLGSGSGSVAPGQGRAGAMGSWTPRSPRSPLHAVLLRWGPRRLPPLLPLLLLLWPPPLQVGGFNLDAEAPAVLSGPPGSLFGFSVEFYRPGRDGVSVLVGAPKANTSQPGVLQGGAVYVCPWGTSPIQCTTIQFDSKGSRILESSLDSAKGEEPVESKSLQWFGATVRAHGSSILACAPLYSWRTEKDPQNDPVGTCYLSTENFTRILEYAPCRSDFGSAAGQGYCQGGFSAEFTKTGRVVLGGPGSYFWQGQILSATQEQISESYYPEYLINPVQGQLQTRQASSVYDDSYLGYSVAVGEFSGDDTEDFVAGVPKGNLTYGYVTILNGSDIHSLYNVSGEQMASYFGYAVAATDTNGDGLDDLLVGAPLLMERTADGRPQEVGRVYIYLQRPAGIDPTPTLTLTGQDEFGRFGSSLTPLGDLDQDGYNDVAIGAPFGGEAQQGVVFIFPGGPGGLSTKPSQVLQPLWAAGHTPDFFGSALRGGRDLDGNGYPDLIVGSFGVDKALVYRGRPIISASASLTIFPSMFNPEERSCSLEGNPVSCINLSFCLNASGKHVPNSIGFEVELQLDWQKQKGGVRRALFLASKQATLTQTLLIQNGAREDCREMKIYLRNESEFRDKLSPIHIALNFSLDPKAPMDSHGLRPVLHYQTKSRIEDKAQILLDCGEDNICVPDLQLDVYGEKKHVYLGDKNALNLTFHAQNLGEGGAYEAELRVTAPLEAEYSGLVRHPGNFSSLSCDYLAVNQSRQLVCDLGNPMKAGTSLWGGLRFTVPHLQDTKKTIQFDFQILSKNLNNSQSNVVSFPLSVEAQAQVSLNGVSKPEAVIFPVSDWNPQDQPQKEGDLGPAVHHVYELINQGPSSISQGVLELSCPQALEGQQLLYVTKVTGLSNCTSNYTPNSQGLELDPETSPHHLQKREAPGRSSTASGTQVLKCPEAKCFRLRCEFGPLHRQESRSLQLHFRVWAKTFLQREYQPFSLQCEAVFEALKMPYQILPWQLPQKKLQVATAVQWTKAEGSNGVPLWIIILAILFGLLLLGLLIYVLYKLGFFKRSLPYGTAMEKAQLKPPATSDA